A single region of the Lycium barbarum isolate Lr01 chromosome 2, ASM1917538v2, whole genome shotgun sequence genome encodes:
- the LOC132628279 gene encoding uncharacterized protein LOC132628279 isoform X3, with product MRWVALMLRLGLDCPSPSPSYHSAQLPRDHVLNMSPRPSHHDIHTERAPVDHSDHSNKTPKFESSMGLMKEIATLEIEIMRLERYLLSLYRTAFQQNLPALLENQKSHLQGKISSPTQSTTDQSYSNVELDMAKCGADQYDRTSATYAFAGSSDQIQTAKKSSSIREKFADSGHRSLADHLTASRMDDVLSYPDRLSEEIVRCISCIYCKFANPKILAQKGLSVSSTSSLSSSSTFSPRNLSGSWSSLHNEESTEQYEFDVCKDDSRPYSTMIEILKICLDDDSFNYATAMLHKFRSLVKSLEKVDPRNMKREEKLTFWINIHNALVMHAYLAYGTQNSVRSSSILKAAYNVGGHCVNAYVIQSSILGIRPHYSAPTLFSPGKKLATGNSRHAYAIEYPEPLVHFALCLGASSDPAIQVYTAKNVFQDLKAAKEEFIRATVCINRDKKIYLPKIICYFAKDMSLSTDGLLETVMESLPETQMKLVRSCMKDRADKLIYWLPQSWTFRYLIQKQVIQGRLSI from the exons ATGCGATGG GTAGCTCTGATGCTGCGGCTGGGATTGGATTGCCCCTCTCCTTCTCCATCTTACCA CAGTGCTCAGCTGCCCCGGGATCATGTGCTCAATATGTCTCCCAGACCTTCCCACCAT GATATCCATACGGAGAGAGCACCAGTTGATCACTCTGACCACTCAAATAAAACTCCAAAATTCGAG TCTTCCATGGGATTGATGAAAGAAATTGCTACTCTCGAAATTGAAATAATGCGTTTGGAACGATATCTACTCTCCCTTTACCGGACAGCTTTTCAGCAGAATCTCCCAGCTTTGTTGGAAAATCAGAAAAGCCATTTACAGGGCAAGATAAGCTCCCCTACCCAGTCTACAACTGACCAATCATATTCCAATGTAGAACTAGATATGGCAAAATGTGGTGCGGACCAATATGACCGAACCTCCGCTACATATGCTTTTGCTGGTTCAAGTGATCAGATTCAGACTGCCAAGAAGTCATCATCCATAAGG GAAAAGTTTGCTGATTCTGGCCACCGTAGCCTTGCGGATCATCTCACGGCCTCTCGCATGGATGACGTTCTTAGTTATCCTGATAGGCTTTCTGAAGAAATAGTGAGATGCATATCTTGTATATACTGCAAATTTGCCAACCCCAAAATTCTTGCTCAAAAGGGATTATCAGTTTCTTCTACttcgtcattatcatcatcaagcACATTTTCTCCGAGAAATCTGTCAGGTAGCTGGAGCTCACTTCACAATGAAGAGAGCACTGAGCAATATGAATTTGACGTCTGTAAAGATGACAGCAGGCCATATTCTACAATGATAGAAATTTTAAAGATATGTCTAGATGACGATAGTTTCAATTATGCCACTGCAATGCTGCATAAGTTCAG GTCACTGGTTAAGAGCCTTGAAAAGGTTGACCCAAGAAATATGAAGCGTGAAGAAAAGCTAACATTTTGGATCAATATTCACAATGCCCTGGTGATGCAT GCTTATTTAGCCTATGGAACACAAAATTCTGTCAGAAGTTCTTCAATCTTGAAG GCAGCTTATAATGTGGGTGGCCACTGCGTAAATGCTTATGTCATACAGAGCTCCATATTAGGGATACGACCACACTATTCTGCACCG ACGCTCTTTTCTCCAGGAAAAAAGCTTGCGACGGGAAATTCCAGACATGCGTATGCCATTGAGTACCCTGAGCCACTTGTTCACTTTGCACTGTGTTTGGGTGCATCTTCTGATCCTGCG ATCCAGGTTTACACGGCGAAGAATGTATTCCAGGATCTTAAAGCTGCGAAAGAGGAGTTTATAAGAGCTACAGTTTGCATTAACAGGGACAAAAAGATTTATCTTCCTAAAATCATATGCTATTTTGCAAAAGATATGTCCCTGAGCACGGATGGACTACTTGAAACTGTCATGGAATCTCTACCGGAAACTCAAATGAAACTAGTCAGATCCTGCATGAAGGACAGAGCCGATAAGTTGATTTATTGGTTACCACAAAGTTGGACATTTAGATATTTGATCCAGAAACAAGTAATCCAAGGAAGGTTATCCATTTAA
- the LOC132628279 gene encoding uncharacterized protein LOC132628279 isoform X2, whose amino-acid sequence MRWVALMLRLGLDCPSPSPSYHAQLPRDHVLNMSPRPSHHDIHTERAPVDHSDHSNKTPKFESSMGLMKEIATLEIEIMRLERYLLSLYRTAFQQNLPALLENQKSHLQGKISSPTQSTTDQSYSNVELDMAKCGADQYDRTSATYAFAGSSDQIQTAKKSSSIREKFADSGHRSLADHLTASRMDDVLSYPDRLSEEIVRCISCIYCKFANPKILAQKGLSVSSTSSLSSSSTFSPRNLSGSWSSLHNEESTEQYEFDVCKDDSRPYSTMIEILKICLDDDSFNYATAMLHKFRSLVKSLEKVDPRNMKREEKLTFWINIHNALVMHAYLAYGTQNSVRSSSILKAAYNVGGHCVNAYVIQSSILGIRPHYSAPWLQTLFSPGKKLATGNSRHAYAIEYPEPLVHFALCLGASSDPAIQVYTAKNVFQDLKAAKEEFIRATVCINRDKKIYLPKIICYFAKDMSLSTDGLLETVMESLPETQMKLVRSCMKDRADKLIYWLPQSWTFRYLIQKQVIQGRLSI is encoded by the exons ATGCGATGG GTAGCTCTGATGCTGCGGCTGGGATTGGATTGCCCCTCTCCTTCTCCATCTTACCA TGCTCAGCTGCCCCGGGATCATGTGCTCAATATGTCTCCCAGACCTTCCCACCAT GATATCCATACGGAGAGAGCACCAGTTGATCACTCTGACCACTCAAATAAAACTCCAAAATTCGAG TCTTCCATGGGATTGATGAAAGAAATTGCTACTCTCGAAATTGAAATAATGCGTTTGGAACGATATCTACTCTCCCTTTACCGGACAGCTTTTCAGCAGAATCTCCCAGCTTTGTTGGAAAATCAGAAAAGCCATTTACAGGGCAAGATAAGCTCCCCTACCCAGTCTACAACTGACCAATCATATTCCAATGTAGAACTAGATATGGCAAAATGTGGTGCGGACCAATATGACCGAACCTCCGCTACATATGCTTTTGCTGGTTCAAGTGATCAGATTCAGACTGCCAAGAAGTCATCATCCATAAGG GAAAAGTTTGCTGATTCTGGCCACCGTAGCCTTGCGGATCATCTCACGGCCTCTCGCATGGATGACGTTCTTAGTTATCCTGATAGGCTTTCTGAAGAAATAGTGAGATGCATATCTTGTATATACTGCAAATTTGCCAACCCCAAAATTCTTGCTCAAAAGGGATTATCAGTTTCTTCTACttcgtcattatcatcatcaagcACATTTTCTCCGAGAAATCTGTCAGGTAGCTGGAGCTCACTTCACAATGAAGAGAGCACTGAGCAATATGAATTTGACGTCTGTAAAGATGACAGCAGGCCATATTCTACAATGATAGAAATTTTAAAGATATGTCTAGATGACGATAGTTTCAATTATGCCACTGCAATGCTGCATAAGTTCAG GTCACTGGTTAAGAGCCTTGAAAAGGTTGACCCAAGAAATATGAAGCGTGAAGAAAAGCTAACATTTTGGATCAATATTCACAATGCCCTGGTGATGCAT GCTTATTTAGCCTATGGAACACAAAATTCTGTCAGAAGTTCTTCAATCTTGAAG GCAGCTTATAATGTGGGTGGCCACTGCGTAAATGCTTATGTCATACAGAGCTCCATATTAGGGATACGACCACACTATTCTGCACCG TGGCTACAGACGCTCTTTTCTCCAGGAAAAAAGCTTGCGACGGGAAATTCCAGACATGCGTATGCCATTGAGTACCCTGAGCCACTTGTTCACTTTGCACTGTGTTTGGGTGCATCTTCTGATCCTGCG ATCCAGGTTTACACGGCGAAGAATGTATTCCAGGATCTTAAAGCTGCGAAAGAGGAGTTTATAAGAGCTACAGTTTGCATTAACAGGGACAAAAAGATTTATCTTCCTAAAATCATATGCTATTTTGCAAAAGATATGTCCCTGAGCACGGATGGACTACTTGAAACTGTCATGGAATCTCTACCGGAAACTCAAATGAAACTAGTCAGATCCTGCATGAAGGACAGAGCCGATAAGTTGATTTATTGGTTACCACAAAGTTGGACATTTAGATATTTGATCCAGAAACAAGTAATCCAAGGAAGGTTATCCATTTAA
- the LOC132628279 gene encoding uncharacterized protein LOC132628279 isoform X6 has protein sequence MRWVALMLRLGLDCPSPSPSYHAQLPRDHVLNMSPRPSHHSSMGLMKEIATLEIEIMRLERYLLSLYRTAFQQNLPALLENQKSHLQGKISSPTQSTTDQSYSNVELDMAKCGADQYDRTSATYAFAGSSDQIQTAKKSSSIREKFADSGHRSLADHLTASRMDDVLSYPDRLSEEIVRCISCIYCKFANPKILAQKGLSVSSTSSLSSSSTFSPRNLSGSWSSLHNEESTEQYEFDVCKDDSRPYSTMIEILKICLDDDSFNYATAMLHKFRSLVKSLEKVDPRNMKREEKLTFWINIHNALVMHAYLAYGTQNSVRSSSILKAAYNVGGHCVNAYVIQSSILGIRPHYSAPWLQTLFSPGKKLATGNSRHAYAIEYPEPLVHFALCLGASSDPAIQVYTAKNVFQDLKAAKEEFIRATVCINRDKKIYLPKIICYFAKDMSLSTDGLLETVMESLPETQMKLVRSCMKDRADKLIYWLPQSWTFRYLIQKQVIQGRLSI, from the exons ATGCGATGG GTAGCTCTGATGCTGCGGCTGGGATTGGATTGCCCCTCTCCTTCTCCATCTTACCA TGCTCAGCTGCCCCGGGATCATGTGCTCAATATGTCTCCCAGACCTTCCCACCAT TCTTCCATGGGATTGATGAAAGAAATTGCTACTCTCGAAATTGAAATAATGCGTTTGGAACGATATCTACTCTCCCTTTACCGGACAGCTTTTCAGCAGAATCTCCCAGCTTTGTTGGAAAATCAGAAAAGCCATTTACAGGGCAAGATAAGCTCCCCTACCCAGTCTACAACTGACCAATCATATTCCAATGTAGAACTAGATATGGCAAAATGTGGTGCGGACCAATATGACCGAACCTCCGCTACATATGCTTTTGCTGGTTCAAGTGATCAGATTCAGACTGCCAAGAAGTCATCATCCATAAGG GAAAAGTTTGCTGATTCTGGCCACCGTAGCCTTGCGGATCATCTCACGGCCTCTCGCATGGATGACGTTCTTAGTTATCCTGATAGGCTTTCTGAAGAAATAGTGAGATGCATATCTTGTATATACTGCAAATTTGCCAACCCCAAAATTCTTGCTCAAAAGGGATTATCAGTTTCTTCTACttcgtcattatcatcatcaagcACATTTTCTCCGAGAAATCTGTCAGGTAGCTGGAGCTCACTTCACAATGAAGAGAGCACTGAGCAATATGAATTTGACGTCTGTAAAGATGACAGCAGGCCATATTCTACAATGATAGAAATTTTAAAGATATGTCTAGATGACGATAGTTTCAATTATGCCACTGCAATGCTGCATAAGTTCAG GTCACTGGTTAAGAGCCTTGAAAAGGTTGACCCAAGAAATATGAAGCGTGAAGAAAAGCTAACATTTTGGATCAATATTCACAATGCCCTGGTGATGCAT GCTTATTTAGCCTATGGAACACAAAATTCTGTCAGAAGTTCTTCAATCTTGAAG GCAGCTTATAATGTGGGTGGCCACTGCGTAAATGCTTATGTCATACAGAGCTCCATATTAGGGATACGACCACACTATTCTGCACCG TGGCTACAGACGCTCTTTTCTCCAGGAAAAAAGCTTGCGACGGGAAATTCCAGACATGCGTATGCCATTGAGTACCCTGAGCCACTTGTTCACTTTGCACTGTGTTTGGGTGCATCTTCTGATCCTGCG ATCCAGGTTTACACGGCGAAGAATGTATTCCAGGATCTTAAAGCTGCGAAAGAGGAGTTTATAAGAGCTACAGTTTGCATTAACAGGGACAAAAAGATTTATCTTCCTAAAATCATATGCTATTTTGCAAAAGATATGTCCCTGAGCACGGATGGACTACTTGAAACTGTCATGGAATCTCTACCGGAAACTCAAATGAAACTAGTCAGATCCTGCATGAAGGACAGAGCCGATAAGTTGATTTATTGGTTACCACAAAGTTGGACATTTAGATATTTGATCCAGAAACAAGTAATCCAAGGAAGGTTATCCATTTAA
- the LOC132628279 gene encoding uncharacterized protein LOC132628279 isoform X4 yields MLRLGLDCPSPSPSYHSAQLPRDHVLNMSPRPSHHDIHTERAPVDHSDHSNKTPKFESSMGLMKEIATLEIEIMRLERYLLSLYRTAFQQNLPALLENQKSHLQGKISSPTQSTTDQSYSNVELDMAKCGADQYDRTSATYAFAGSSDQIQTAKKSSSIREKFADSGHRSLADHLTASRMDDVLSYPDRLSEEIVRCISCIYCKFANPKILAQKGLSVSSTSSLSSSSTFSPRNLSGSWSSLHNEESTEQYEFDVCKDDSRPYSTMIEILKICLDDDSFNYATAMLHKFRSLVKSLEKVDPRNMKREEKLTFWINIHNALVMHAYLAYGTQNSVRSSSILKAAYNVGGHCVNAYVIQSSILGIRPHYSAPWLQTLFSPGKKLATGNSRHAYAIEYPEPLVHFALCLGASSDPAIQVYTAKNVFQDLKAAKEEFIRATVCINRDKKIYLPKIICYFAKDMSLSTDGLLETVMESLPETQMKLVRSCMKDRADKLIYWLPQSWTFRYLIQKQVIQGRLSI; encoded by the exons ATGCTGCGGCTGGGATTGGATTGCCCCTCTCCTTCTCCATCTTACCA CAGTGCTCAGCTGCCCCGGGATCATGTGCTCAATATGTCTCCCAGACCTTCCCACCAT GATATCCATACGGAGAGAGCACCAGTTGATCACTCTGACCACTCAAATAAAACTCCAAAATTCGAG TCTTCCATGGGATTGATGAAAGAAATTGCTACTCTCGAAATTGAAATAATGCGTTTGGAACGATATCTACTCTCCCTTTACCGGACAGCTTTTCAGCAGAATCTCCCAGCTTTGTTGGAAAATCAGAAAAGCCATTTACAGGGCAAGATAAGCTCCCCTACCCAGTCTACAACTGACCAATCATATTCCAATGTAGAACTAGATATGGCAAAATGTGGTGCGGACCAATATGACCGAACCTCCGCTACATATGCTTTTGCTGGTTCAAGTGATCAGATTCAGACTGCCAAGAAGTCATCATCCATAAGG GAAAAGTTTGCTGATTCTGGCCACCGTAGCCTTGCGGATCATCTCACGGCCTCTCGCATGGATGACGTTCTTAGTTATCCTGATAGGCTTTCTGAAGAAATAGTGAGATGCATATCTTGTATATACTGCAAATTTGCCAACCCCAAAATTCTTGCTCAAAAGGGATTATCAGTTTCTTCTACttcgtcattatcatcatcaagcACATTTTCTCCGAGAAATCTGTCAGGTAGCTGGAGCTCACTTCACAATGAAGAGAGCACTGAGCAATATGAATTTGACGTCTGTAAAGATGACAGCAGGCCATATTCTACAATGATAGAAATTTTAAAGATATGTCTAGATGACGATAGTTTCAATTATGCCACTGCAATGCTGCATAAGTTCAG GTCACTGGTTAAGAGCCTTGAAAAGGTTGACCCAAGAAATATGAAGCGTGAAGAAAAGCTAACATTTTGGATCAATATTCACAATGCCCTGGTGATGCAT GCTTATTTAGCCTATGGAACACAAAATTCTGTCAGAAGTTCTTCAATCTTGAAG GCAGCTTATAATGTGGGTGGCCACTGCGTAAATGCTTATGTCATACAGAGCTCCATATTAGGGATACGACCACACTATTCTGCACCG TGGCTACAGACGCTCTTTTCTCCAGGAAAAAAGCTTGCGACGGGAAATTCCAGACATGCGTATGCCATTGAGTACCCTGAGCCACTTGTTCACTTTGCACTGTGTTTGGGTGCATCTTCTGATCCTGCG ATCCAGGTTTACACGGCGAAGAATGTATTCCAGGATCTTAAAGCTGCGAAAGAGGAGTTTATAAGAGCTACAGTTTGCATTAACAGGGACAAAAAGATTTATCTTCCTAAAATCATATGCTATTTTGCAAAAGATATGTCCCTGAGCACGGATGGACTACTTGAAACTGTCATGGAATCTCTACCGGAAACTCAAATGAAACTAGTCAGATCCTGCATGAAGGACAGAGCCGATAAGTTGATTTATTGGTTACCACAAAGTTGGACATTTAGATATTTGATCCAGAAACAAGTAATCCAAGGAAGGTTATCCATTTAA
- the LOC132628279 gene encoding uncharacterized protein LOC132628279 isoform X5 — MRWVALMLRLGLDCPSPSPSYHSAQLPRDHVLNMSPRPSHHSSMGLMKEIATLEIEIMRLERYLLSLYRTAFQQNLPALLENQKSHLQGKISSPTQSTTDQSYSNVELDMAKCGADQYDRTSATYAFAGSSDQIQTAKKSSSIREKFADSGHRSLADHLTASRMDDVLSYPDRLSEEIVRCISCIYCKFANPKILAQKGLSVSSTSSLSSSSTFSPRNLSGSWSSLHNEESTEQYEFDVCKDDSRPYSTMIEILKICLDDDSFNYATAMLHKFRSLVKSLEKVDPRNMKREEKLTFWINIHNALVMHAYLAYGTQNSVRSSSILKAAYNVGGHCVNAYVIQSSILGIRPHYSAPWLQTLFSPGKKLATGNSRHAYAIEYPEPLVHFALCLGASSDPAIQVYTAKNVFQDLKAAKEEFIRATVCINRDKKIYLPKIICYFAKDMSLSTDGLLETVMESLPETQMKLVRSCMKDRADKLIYWLPQSWTFRYLIQKQVIQGRLSI, encoded by the exons ATGCGATGG GTAGCTCTGATGCTGCGGCTGGGATTGGATTGCCCCTCTCCTTCTCCATCTTACCA CAGTGCTCAGCTGCCCCGGGATCATGTGCTCAATATGTCTCCCAGACCTTCCCACCAT TCTTCCATGGGATTGATGAAAGAAATTGCTACTCTCGAAATTGAAATAATGCGTTTGGAACGATATCTACTCTCCCTTTACCGGACAGCTTTTCAGCAGAATCTCCCAGCTTTGTTGGAAAATCAGAAAAGCCATTTACAGGGCAAGATAAGCTCCCCTACCCAGTCTACAACTGACCAATCATATTCCAATGTAGAACTAGATATGGCAAAATGTGGTGCGGACCAATATGACCGAACCTCCGCTACATATGCTTTTGCTGGTTCAAGTGATCAGATTCAGACTGCCAAGAAGTCATCATCCATAAGG GAAAAGTTTGCTGATTCTGGCCACCGTAGCCTTGCGGATCATCTCACGGCCTCTCGCATGGATGACGTTCTTAGTTATCCTGATAGGCTTTCTGAAGAAATAGTGAGATGCATATCTTGTATATACTGCAAATTTGCCAACCCCAAAATTCTTGCTCAAAAGGGATTATCAGTTTCTTCTACttcgtcattatcatcatcaagcACATTTTCTCCGAGAAATCTGTCAGGTAGCTGGAGCTCACTTCACAATGAAGAGAGCACTGAGCAATATGAATTTGACGTCTGTAAAGATGACAGCAGGCCATATTCTACAATGATAGAAATTTTAAAGATATGTCTAGATGACGATAGTTTCAATTATGCCACTGCAATGCTGCATAAGTTCAG GTCACTGGTTAAGAGCCTTGAAAAGGTTGACCCAAGAAATATGAAGCGTGAAGAAAAGCTAACATTTTGGATCAATATTCACAATGCCCTGGTGATGCAT GCTTATTTAGCCTATGGAACACAAAATTCTGTCAGAAGTTCTTCAATCTTGAAG GCAGCTTATAATGTGGGTGGCCACTGCGTAAATGCTTATGTCATACAGAGCTCCATATTAGGGATACGACCACACTATTCTGCACCG TGGCTACAGACGCTCTTTTCTCCAGGAAAAAAGCTTGCGACGGGAAATTCCAGACATGCGTATGCCATTGAGTACCCTGAGCCACTTGTTCACTTTGCACTGTGTTTGGGTGCATCTTCTGATCCTGCG ATCCAGGTTTACACGGCGAAGAATGTATTCCAGGATCTTAAAGCTGCGAAAGAGGAGTTTATAAGAGCTACAGTTTGCATTAACAGGGACAAAAAGATTTATCTTCCTAAAATCATATGCTATTTTGCAAAAGATATGTCCCTGAGCACGGATGGACTACTTGAAACTGTCATGGAATCTCTACCGGAAACTCAAATGAAACTAGTCAGATCCTGCATGAAGGACAGAGCCGATAAGTTGATTTATTGGTTACCACAAAGTTGGACATTTAGATATTTGATCCAGAAACAAGTAATCCAAGGAAGGTTATCCATTTAA
- the LOC132628279 gene encoding uncharacterized protein LOC132628279 isoform X1 → MRWVALMLRLGLDCPSPSPSYHSAQLPRDHVLNMSPRPSHHDIHTERAPVDHSDHSNKTPKFESSMGLMKEIATLEIEIMRLERYLLSLYRTAFQQNLPALLENQKSHLQGKISSPTQSTTDQSYSNVELDMAKCGADQYDRTSATYAFAGSSDQIQTAKKSSSIREKFADSGHRSLADHLTASRMDDVLSYPDRLSEEIVRCISCIYCKFANPKILAQKGLSVSSTSSLSSSSTFSPRNLSGSWSSLHNEESTEQYEFDVCKDDSRPYSTMIEILKICLDDDSFNYATAMLHKFRSLVKSLEKVDPRNMKREEKLTFWINIHNALVMHAYLAYGTQNSVRSSSILKAAYNVGGHCVNAYVIQSSILGIRPHYSAPWLQTLFSPGKKLATGNSRHAYAIEYPEPLVHFALCLGASSDPAIQVYTAKNVFQDLKAAKEEFIRATVCINRDKKIYLPKIICYFAKDMSLSTDGLLETVMESLPETQMKLVRSCMKDRADKLIYWLPQSWTFRYLIQKQVIQGRLSI, encoded by the exons ATGCGATGG GTAGCTCTGATGCTGCGGCTGGGATTGGATTGCCCCTCTCCTTCTCCATCTTACCA CAGTGCTCAGCTGCCCCGGGATCATGTGCTCAATATGTCTCCCAGACCTTCCCACCAT GATATCCATACGGAGAGAGCACCAGTTGATCACTCTGACCACTCAAATAAAACTCCAAAATTCGAG TCTTCCATGGGATTGATGAAAGAAATTGCTACTCTCGAAATTGAAATAATGCGTTTGGAACGATATCTACTCTCCCTTTACCGGACAGCTTTTCAGCAGAATCTCCCAGCTTTGTTGGAAAATCAGAAAAGCCATTTACAGGGCAAGATAAGCTCCCCTACCCAGTCTACAACTGACCAATCATATTCCAATGTAGAACTAGATATGGCAAAATGTGGTGCGGACCAATATGACCGAACCTCCGCTACATATGCTTTTGCTGGTTCAAGTGATCAGATTCAGACTGCCAAGAAGTCATCATCCATAAGG GAAAAGTTTGCTGATTCTGGCCACCGTAGCCTTGCGGATCATCTCACGGCCTCTCGCATGGATGACGTTCTTAGTTATCCTGATAGGCTTTCTGAAGAAATAGTGAGATGCATATCTTGTATATACTGCAAATTTGCCAACCCCAAAATTCTTGCTCAAAAGGGATTATCAGTTTCTTCTACttcgtcattatcatcatcaagcACATTTTCTCCGAGAAATCTGTCAGGTAGCTGGAGCTCACTTCACAATGAAGAGAGCACTGAGCAATATGAATTTGACGTCTGTAAAGATGACAGCAGGCCATATTCTACAATGATAGAAATTTTAAAGATATGTCTAGATGACGATAGTTTCAATTATGCCACTGCAATGCTGCATAAGTTCAG GTCACTGGTTAAGAGCCTTGAAAAGGTTGACCCAAGAAATATGAAGCGTGAAGAAAAGCTAACATTTTGGATCAATATTCACAATGCCCTGGTGATGCAT GCTTATTTAGCCTATGGAACACAAAATTCTGTCAGAAGTTCTTCAATCTTGAAG GCAGCTTATAATGTGGGTGGCCACTGCGTAAATGCTTATGTCATACAGAGCTCCATATTAGGGATACGACCACACTATTCTGCACCG TGGCTACAGACGCTCTTTTCTCCAGGAAAAAAGCTTGCGACGGGAAATTCCAGACATGCGTATGCCATTGAGTACCCTGAGCCACTTGTTCACTTTGCACTGTGTTTGGGTGCATCTTCTGATCCTGCG ATCCAGGTTTACACGGCGAAGAATGTATTCCAGGATCTTAAAGCTGCGAAAGAGGAGTTTATAAGAGCTACAGTTTGCATTAACAGGGACAAAAAGATTTATCTTCCTAAAATCATATGCTATTTTGCAAAAGATATGTCCCTGAGCACGGATGGACTACTTGAAACTGTCATGGAATCTCTACCGGAAACTCAAATGAAACTAGTCAGATCCTGCATGAAGGACAGAGCCGATAAGTTGATTTATTGGTTACCACAAAGTTGGACATTTAGATATTTGATCCAGAAACAAGTAATCCAAGGAAGGTTATCCATTTAA
- the LOC132628279 gene encoding uncharacterized protein LOC132628279 isoform X7, which translates to MCSICLPDLPTMISIRREHQLITLTTQIKLQNSRYIASSMGLMKEIATLEIEIMRLERYLLSLYRTAFQQNLPALLENQKSHLQGKISSPTQSTTDQSYSNVELDMAKCGADQYDRTSATYAFAGSSDQIQTAKKSSSIREKFADSGHRSLADHLTASRMDDVLSYPDRLSEEIVRCISCIYCKFANPKILAQKGLSVSSTSSLSSSSTFSPRNLSGSWSSLHNEESTEQYEFDVCKDDSRPYSTMIEILKICLDDDSFNYATAMLHKFRSLVKSLEKVDPRNMKREEKLTFWINIHNALVMHAYLAYGTQNSVRSSSILKAAYNVGGHCVNAYVIQSSILGIRPHYSAPWLQTLFSPGKKLATGNSRHAYAIEYPEPLVHFALCLGASSDPAIQVYTAKNVFQDLKAAKEEFIRATVCINRDKKIYLPKIICYFAKDMSLSTDGLLETVMESLPETQMKLVRSCMKDRADKLIYWLPQSWTFRYLIQKQVIQGRLSI; encoded by the exons ATGTGCTCAATATGTCTCCCAGACCTTCCCACCAT GATATCCATACGGAGAGAGCACCAGTTGATCACTCTGACCACTCAAATAAAACTCCAAAATTCGAGGTACATTGCT TCTTCCATGGGATTGATGAAAGAAATTGCTACTCTCGAAATTGAAATAATGCGTTTGGAACGATATCTACTCTCCCTTTACCGGACAGCTTTTCAGCAGAATCTCCCAGCTTTGTTGGAAAATCAGAAAAGCCATTTACAGGGCAAGATAAGCTCCCCTACCCAGTCTACAACTGACCAATCATATTCCAATGTAGAACTAGATATGGCAAAATGTGGTGCGGACCAATATGACCGAACCTCCGCTACATATGCTTTTGCTGGTTCAAGTGATCAGATTCAGACTGCCAAGAAGTCATCATCCATAAGG GAAAAGTTTGCTGATTCTGGCCACCGTAGCCTTGCGGATCATCTCACGGCCTCTCGCATGGATGACGTTCTTAGTTATCCTGATAGGCTTTCTGAAGAAATAGTGAGATGCATATCTTGTATATACTGCAAATTTGCCAACCCCAAAATTCTTGCTCAAAAGGGATTATCAGTTTCTTCTACttcgtcattatcatcatcaagcACATTTTCTCCGAGAAATCTGTCAGGTAGCTGGAGCTCACTTCACAATGAAGAGAGCACTGAGCAATATGAATTTGACGTCTGTAAAGATGACAGCAGGCCATATTCTACAATGATAGAAATTTTAAAGATATGTCTAGATGACGATAGTTTCAATTATGCCACTGCAATGCTGCATAAGTTCAG GTCACTGGTTAAGAGCCTTGAAAAGGTTGACCCAAGAAATATGAAGCGTGAAGAAAAGCTAACATTTTGGATCAATATTCACAATGCCCTGGTGATGCAT GCTTATTTAGCCTATGGAACACAAAATTCTGTCAGAAGTTCTTCAATCTTGAAG GCAGCTTATAATGTGGGTGGCCACTGCGTAAATGCTTATGTCATACAGAGCTCCATATTAGGGATACGACCACACTATTCTGCACCG TGGCTACAGACGCTCTTTTCTCCAGGAAAAAAGCTTGCGACGGGAAATTCCAGACATGCGTATGCCATTGAGTACCCTGAGCCACTTGTTCACTTTGCACTGTGTTTGGGTGCATCTTCTGATCCTGCG ATCCAGGTTTACACGGCGAAGAATGTATTCCAGGATCTTAAAGCTGCGAAAGAGGAGTTTATAAGAGCTACAGTTTGCATTAACAGGGACAAAAAGATTTATCTTCCTAAAATCATATGCTATTTTGCAAAAGATATGTCCCTGAGCACGGATGGACTACTTGAAACTGTCATGGAATCTCTACCGGAAACTCAAATGAAACTAGTCAGATCCTGCATGAAGGACAGAGCCGATAAGTTGATTTATTGGTTACCACAAAGTTGGACATTTAGATATTTGATCCAGAAACAAGTAATCCAAGGAAGGTTATCCATTTAA